From the Cohaesibacter sp. ES.047 genome, the window CAAGCGAGATTTCCCATGCCAAAAAGGTCATCTGCGTTGGCGGTGGTCTTGGTGTCGCGCCAATCTATCCGCAAGCTCGAGCCTTTAAAGATGCCGGGGCCCATGTCATCGGCATTGTTGGTTTTCGAAGCAGCAATCTCATCTTTTGGGAGGAGAAGTTCCGCGCGGTCTGCGACGAGTTCATCGTCTGCACCGACGACGGGTCTGCCGGCATGAAGGGCTTTGTCACCGACGGCATCAAGCAGGCAATCGAAGCGCATGGCGATATCGATGAGGTGGTCGCCATTGGGCCGCCCATCATGATGCGGGCCTGTGCCGAAACCACCCGGCCCTATGGCGTCAAGACGATGGTAAGCCTCAACCCGATCATGGTGGATGGCACCGGAATGTGCGGTGGCTGCCGTGTCCGGGTGAATGACCGCATCAAGTTCGCCTGTGTTGACGGGCCGGACTTTGACGGCCATGCCGTTGATTTCAACGACCTCATGTCGCGGCTGCATCGCTATCAGTCCGAGGAGCGCGAAGCGATGGAACGCTATTCCGACAGCTGCCGCCGTCTGGCGATGGAGCCGTCCCCGACCATGCCTGTGGGAGGCAAGTGACCATGGTCCGAAAAACCATCCGAACCATTCCGCAAGAGCGGGCGATGATGCCTGTTCTTGATCCGGAAACCCGTGCCAAATGCTTCGATGAAGTCACGCACGGCTTTGATCTCGAGAATGCCCTGCTTGAAGCCGAGCGCTGTCTGATGTGCCCGGAACCGGCCTGCGTGTCAGGCTGTCCGGTCAGCATCGATATTCCGGGCTTCATCGCCCATATGCTGGAAAAGGATTTCCAAGGGGCCTATGACCTTCTGACGGACGCCACACAGCTGCCAGCGGTGTGCGGCAGGGTTTGTCCGCAAGAGGATCAGTGCGAGGGCGTCTGCGCCGTGGGGGCAGGCACCGGCCTCGAACCGGTGGCCATTGGCCGCCTTGAACGCTGGCTTGGCGATCAGGCCATCAAGGAGGGCTGGAAGAAGGTCCATCATATCGAGCCGAACCGCTTCCGAGTTGCCATTGTCGGCTCCGGTCCAGCGGGCATGGCCTGTGCCGCCGACCTTGCCAAGGCAGGGTGCGCGGTGACCATCTACGAAGCCTTGCATCAACCGGGCGGCGTTCTGCGCTATGGCATTCCCGAGTTTCGTCTGCCCAACAAAGTGGTCGATGCGGAGATTGCCAACCTCAAGGCACTGGGCGTCGACATCCAGTGCAACATGCTGGTGGGGCGCCTGTTCTCGATTGAGCAGATGCTCGGCGAGATGGGCTTTGATGCCGTCTTCATCGGGGTCGGGGCGGGCACGCCGCACTTCATGGATATTCCGGGCGAGAATCTCAACGGCGTTCTGTCGGCCAACGAGTTGCTGACGCGCTGCAATCTGATGCATGCAGGCGACTTCCCGGGCCACGACACGCCGCTTGGCCTTGGCAAGCGGATTGCGGTCATCGGCTCGGGCAACACGGCCATGGATGCCATGCGGGTCTCGCTGCGTCTGGGGGCCGAAGAGGTGCATTGCGTCTATCGCCGCTCCGAAGCTGAATGCCCTGCCCGCCTTGAAGAGCTGCATCACGCACAGGAAGAAGGCATCGCCTTCCATTGGCTGACCAACCCGGTTGAACTGCTCGGAGATACTGACAGCAATGTCCGGGGCATCCGTTGCATTCGGATGGAGCTTGGCGACCCGGACGCGTCAGGCCGCAGGCGGCCCGTGCCGATCCCGGACAGCGAATTCGATTTCGAGGCGGACACCGTGGTCTATGCCATTGGCACCTCGCCCAATCCGATCCTTGGCCAGACATCGAACGTGCGGCTCAACAAGTGGGGCTATATCGATACCGATGCGTCTCTGGCGACATCTCTGGCGGGGGTCTATGCCGGCGGCGATATCGTGACCGGTGCGGCGACTGTCATTCAGGCGATGGGGGCTGGCCGCAAGGCAGCCCACAGCATCAGAGCCTATCTGGGCATCCGCGACAGCCAGGCCGTCTACCGGCCAGAGGCAAGCGGCTTTGCAGACAGCCTGTTCGGGATCGACCGCAGCGAGCAGAACTTCAATCCGATTCGACTGAGTTGAACCAGCGCCCCGGCTGCTGGATCACGGTACTCGGGGCAGACAAGGAATTCGAACATTTCAATCCTCTCAACGAAGAGCGGAGATGTTCTTGAAACGGACATGGACCAATGACTTCGGAAAGCATCCAAACCCTCGCAGCCCAAGACGGAACAGGCGAGCCGGACGCGCTTAACAAGACCCCGCCTCGCGCCAGCGTGGCCGAGGTGATCAACGAGCATATCGTCGAAATCGTCAGCGATTCCGGCGAAGGCGCTCAACGCTGCGGCCAGGCGCTCGCAGCCATCGCCGCCCGGTCGGGCGCAGGCATCTGGACGGTGGAGATCATCCCCGCCGAAATCCAGCCGCCTCATCGCTCCGTCGCAGGGGCCAGCGGTAACCGCGTGCGCATGGCCGCTCACAAGGTGACCAACGTCGGGGACGAAGCGGATCTCGTCATCGCCTTCAACGAGCAGGTGCTGCTCAGCCGCGTGCGGGCGGGCGAAATCAAACCCGGTGGCATCATCCTCATTGAGGAAATGTGGAAGCGCGACAATGATCCCAAAATCGTTGCGGCCTATGAAACAGTGCTCGCGGACATCAAGGATGCTGGCTACCGGGTCTATGAGATCCCGATGGAAGTCGAGTGCCAGAAGCTGGTGCCCGATCCGCGCAAGGGCAAGAATATGTTCGTGCTCGGCATGCTCTGCGCGCTCTACAGCCTTGATGATGAGTTGGCTGAGGCGCAGGTGCGGCTGACCTTTGCCAAGAAAGACCAGAAGATCATCAATGCCAACCTTGAGCTGCTTGCGGCTGGTCGTGCATGGGCCGAAGCCAATCTTGATTTCCGCTATATGATCCCGACCCCACCGGTCGAAAAGCCGCAGATCGTGACCAACGGCAACGCGGCCTTGGCCCTCGGTGTCGTCGCGTCAGGCATGGAAGTTTGCGCGATGTATCCCATCACCCCGGCAACCTCGGCCTCGCATTATCTCTCGAGCATTTTTGAGAAGGTGGGCTGCGTGGTGCATCAGGCAGAGGATGAAATCTCGGCCTGTACGTTTGCCATCGGCGCGTCCTATGCGGGCAAATGCGCTGTGACCATCACATCCGGTCCGGGGCTTTCGCTCAAGCAGGAAGCCATCGGGCTGGCGGTGATGACCGAAATCCCCTTGGTCGTTATCAACGTCCAGCGCGGCGGACCCTCCACTGGCTTGCCCACCAAGGTGGAACAGGGCGATCTGATGTCGGCCATGTTCGGCAGCCATGGTGACGCACCCAAGGTGGTGATGGCGGTGGACTCGATTGAGGACTGCTTCTATTCGGTTATCACGGCGCGCAAGATCGCCGAGACCTTCAACATGGTGGTGGTGATCCTGTCCGATGCGGCTCTGTCGACGGCGCAGCAGCCGTTCGAGCGCCCCGAATTCCACGCCGACTGGCTGGCCCCTCCTGTCAACCAGAGTGCCGTGCCAAAGGATGCCCATCCCTATGACTGGGATGAGCGGACGGGCATTGCCACCCGCTTCATACCCGGCCAGCCGAACGGCATGCACTGCCTGACCGGTCTTGCCCATGACCGCGACAGCCATGTGGCCTATGACCCCAAGATCAATGAAGAAGGCCTGCTCAACAGATCCCGCAAACTCGCGGCCTTCCAGACGACCCTGAAGCTGGCTCCTGTGTTCGGTGATGCGGAGGGCGACCTTCTGCTCATCGGCTGGGGCAGCACGCGCGGCGCCATTGAGGAAGCTGTCACCGCCCTTCGCGAGGAAGGGCACAAGGTCTCGGCGCTGCATCTGAAATTTCTCCAACCCATGGCCTCAGGCATTGACGAAGTGATGGCGCGGTTCAAGAAGGTGATGACCATCGAGAACAACTGGAATGATCCGGTGAGCGACCCGATGATCAACCCGAACAACCGTCGCTACTCGCACGTTGCGATGCTGCTGAGATCCCGTTGGCTGGTCGACGTGGATTGCTGGGGCAATGCACGCGGACAACCACTCAAACCGGCTGCCATCAAACAAGCCGCGCTTGCAAAATTGGGAAAGGTCTGAGGAGAGAGCCATGACCGCTTCAATGAGCCAATGTCTGATGCAAATGGTGCAGACGGACTACGCAATCAAGGATTATCAAAGTGACATCCAGCCGCGCTGGTGCACCGGCTGTGGTGACACGGCCATCCTCACCGCCATGCAGCGGCTGTGCCGCGATGAGCAATTGCCGCCCGAAAAGACCGTATGTGTCTCGGGCATCGGCTGTGCCTCGCGCCTGCCTCACTATATGAATGCCTATGGCTTTCACGGTATTCACGGACGGGCCCTGCCCATCGCTGAAGGGATCAAGATCCGCAGGCCGGACCTGCATGTCTTCGTGACCACGGGGGATGGCGACTGCTGCTCCATCGGTGCCGCCCACTGGCTGCATGCGATCCGCTACAACATGAACATGACCATGTTGCTGCATGACAACAATGTCTATGGCCTGACAAAGAAACAGGCCTCGCCAACCTCACCCAAGGGCCTCAAGAGCAACACCACGCCGACCGGGGCGACCCTTAATCCGCTCAACCCATTGAGCGTGACGCTCGGTGTCGCCAACGTCTCCTTCGTGGCGCAAGTTGTCGACTGGATTCCCGATCTGCTCTATGACGTTCTGTCGAAGGCCTATCACCACAAGGGCTTTTCCTTCATCCGCATCTTGCAGCGCTGCCCGAACTTCATGGATCACAATTTCGATCATGCTGTCCGGGACCCGCTCAGCACGCGCATCCTCACCCATTCGGACGGTTTGCGGCTGAAGCCGGAGCTGTCGCGGGTTTACAAAAATCAGGAAACCCATGACCCGCTCGATCTTGACCGGGCGCGGCAACTGGCGTCGCTGGAGGGAGAAATCCCCGTCGGTATTCTTTATTCGAACCCGGACGTTCCCTGCTACGACGAGCTGCGCGCCGGTGAACGCCCCAACACCCCGGGCCTTGTCTCGACGGTCCTCAATGAAGAATTCGACAAGATCGGGATCTGGCCCAAAGACGGCAAACCGGCTGAGAGCGAGGAGTAGAGATCATGCAAAACGCTCAAATCGTGCGGGACGATTTCCCGAACTCAGCCCGGTCCGATGCTGCCGAAGCCCTGCCGTCGCTCAAACCCGCGCTCTTTGCACGCTATGGCAATCTGTCAAAGCTGCGGCATGATTATCCGCTGGTGCTCGTCGACAGCGACGAGCCGCAGCCTTTGCTGCGCCCGCTAAGCACGATCGTCAACGAGGCCCTCAGGGCAGCAGCTCCGGAAGGACCGGATGGCGAAGAGGTGCGTATGCAGGTTCTCAAGCTCGAACAGCGCATGCGGGATCGCGCGACCGGTGGTCGCGAGGAACGGCTCACTCAGCTCTGGTGGGCTTGCGAGGCGGAACTGGTGGAGGAAGCCGGAGAGGCCCGCTTTGGCTCGCTCGACCAGATCTTTGAGAAGGCGCGCCGCCAGATCAAGGTTGATGGCCGTGTCATCGGGTGCGATGACACCACACCAAGCAAGGTGCTCGGCCATATATGGCAGGCCATGCACAAGAACAGGGCGCGGCACTTCCGCAAGCGGGTCGACAGCCTGATCCTGAGGATGAATGACATCCTGAAGTCCGACCACATGAAATCCGACGAGGCGCACGGAGCCGTTGCGCTCAGCTCGGCCATGGGTCTGGATCGGGATGGCTCCATCGACTTTTCCAGCCTGTCAGATGTGCTGCATCGCCTCCGGCCGGAGGATCGACTGCCAGCAGACAGGGTCGCCCGGATCAATGAGGCCATCGAGGTTCTACAGTCCCAGGTCTTCTTTGGCCCCGGTCGCGCGTCCTATAGCGATCCGGGCAAGGCCATGTGCTACAGCTATGTCTTCAAGAGCTGTTCCGAAGCCCTTGCCGCCTATCGCGAGCGCCTGCCGAGCCTCGTTGCGCTCACCAAGGCGCTGACCATTGCCGAGCTTGAGGTCGAGAACAAGTATGTTCCCGGCCTGCATGACGCAATCTTCGCCTCTTTTGACGAGAGCGATCTGACGGCCGAGCAGATGGACCTGTTGCCACCCGCCATGATCTATCTGCGGGACGGGGTGACGGAAACGCTGGAAATCGCCCGCGTTTATGAAGCGCTTGCCTGCGGTCTTCCTTTCAAGGTGATGATTCAGGTCGACGACATTCTGGGGCCGACGACACCGGAACCGCCGCTCAATTCCTTTGGAGCAGGCACCGCGCGTCTTGCCTCGATGGCGATGGGGCTCAACAACGCTTTCGCCATCCAGACCACCAGTGCCCATCTTTACCGGATGCGGGATGCCCTCCTGAAAGGCATGGAATATGGCGGGCCGGCCATGTTCTCGATCTATTCGGGCGCAACCCACACGGTCAGGGATGTTGCTCCCTATATCCTCGCAGCAGCGGCGACTGAAGCTCGAGCCTTTCCCAGCTTCACCTTCGATCCGTCCGCCGGTCCTGACTGGGCAAGCCGGTTCAATCTCGATGACAATCCGCAACTGGATGAAGTCTGGCCGGAACATTCACTCACCTTCGAGAACCAGATCGGCGAATGGAAGGAAGAGCGCGTTGCCTTTACCTTCGGGGATTTTGCCATCTGCGACGAACGCTATCAGCGCTTCTGCCACGCCATTGCCCAGAGTGACTGGAGCACCAACATGGTGCCCTTTGCCGACTGGCTCAAGGTCGCAGGCAACACCGACGATGTGCGCAAGCCCTATGTTCTGGGCGTTTTCGATCAGAACCGGCTGATGCGGGTGGCTGTCGACGACAAGATCACCAGCGCAGCACGCCTTTGTCAGGATGCCTGGCGCGGGCTTAAGGAACTCGCCGGGATCGACAATTCGCATGTGACGGCCGTGTTGCATGAGGAGCGTCTGAAACGAGAGGCCTTTTTGAAGGAAATGGCGGAGGAGGAAGCGAATCAGCCTTCCGCGCCATCGGCTGCACAGGCTCCCGTGTCCGATGCGGTCAGCGAGGCTCCCAAGGTTGAAGAAGCGGAAGACGTTGCATCCGATCCCAATGCTGATGGGACCCCGTGGATCGAGACGCCGCGCTGCACGACCTGCAATGAATGCACGCAAATCAACAACAAGCTGTTTGCCTTCAATGACGACATGCAGGCCTATATCGCCGATCCTGATGGTGGCACCTACCGGCAACTCGTCGAGGCAGCGGAAAGCTGTCAGGTCAGCATCATCCATCCGGGCAAGCCGCGCAATCCGGACGAACCCAATCTGGATGAATTGGTCGAACGGGCAGAGCCGTTCAATTGATCCTGATCGCGCGCAAAAAGCAAAAAGGCCCGTCTTGCGGGCCTTTTTTATGTCTTGTGATGTTTCATCAGGCTTGCGGCCCGAGATCCTCGTTGACCGCGTCCTTGGTCAGATCCTGCTCGGCTTCAGTTGAGCTTTGGCTGGTGAAGCCGGTGATGCCTGCCTTGAACTGTTCGAAGTCGCGTTTGATTTCGACCGGGCTTCCCAGATAGGCAGTGATCAGTTCGGCCAGAGACCTGAGCGCATGCATATGAATGCGCTCATAGCCGTGGGATGCATCCACACCGAAGGTGATCAATCCGGTGCGAACGTCCGCACCGGCTTCAACGGCGCTGGCTGAATCCGAGCGGTAATATTTGAAGATATCCTTCTGGAAGCGGATGTCATTTTCGCGGCAAAGGCTGACCAGTTTCTTGGTCAAGTGATAATCGAACGGGCCGGTCTGATCGGCCATGGCGATGGTGACACCGAATTCGGATGAATTCTGCCCCGGGGCCGACGTTCCGTTGTCCACGGAAATCATCGAGGCGACATCAGGTGTCAGCACCGATGAGGCGCCCACGCCGACCTCTTCAGCGATGGTGAAGAGAAAATGGATATCCACGGGCGTGCGCTGCTTTTCGTCCTGCATCGCCTTGAGCGCAGTCAGGGCAACCGCAACACCGGCCTTGTTGTCCAGATGACGCGAAACGATGAAGCCATTGTCGATGAATTCGGACTGCGGATCGATGGCGATCATGTCGCCGATATCGATCCCAAGGCGCTCGATATCCTCGAAGCTGCGCGCAAGGGCATCGACGCGGAACTCGACGTGATCCCAGCCGATGGGCTGGGTGTCGATTTCCTCGTTGAAGGTATGCCCGGAGGCCTTGAGCGGCAGGATCGTACCGCGATAGAAGCCACTCTCCGAAAAGATCGTCCCGCGTGCCCCTTCGGCAAAACGGGCGGACCAGTGACCAACAGGCACGAGGGCCAAACGGCCATCTTCCTTGACGAACTTGACCTGAGCCCCAAGGGTGTCGAGGTGCGTCACGATGGCCCTTGCGCCCTTGCGCCGCGAGCCCTGCCGGATGGCGCAAATCGCGCCCCTTCTTGTCAGCTCCGCATCCAGTCCGAGTGACTTAAGCTCTCTGGTGACAAATCTGACGATCGTGTCGGTGTATCCGGTCGGGCTCGGGATCTCGAGCAGCTTGGCCAGCGTTTTTTGCAGATATTCGGTATCTATTACCAACATGGTCATCTTTATGTCTTCCCGTCAGCCCTCTTGTTTCTTTTTAAGCTCCTGACGCACGGAAGCAGGCAAAGACCGCGGGAACAAGAGATCAATAAAACGTTCTGCTGTCGGTTGTGGTTCATGATTGGCAAGGCCGGGTCGTTCGTTGGCCTCGATGAAAACATAGTCCGGTTTGCGATGATCCTTGATCATCAGATCTATGCCGGTAACCGGAATGTCGATAGCGCGCGCTGCCTTCACCGCAGCCTCGATCAGGGTTGTATGCACCTGATCGGTTACGTCGACAATGGTACCACCTGTATGCAGATTAGCCGTTTTACGGACCACCAATTCCTCGCAGGATGGCAGGCAATCGTCAAGCCCGTATCCGGCCTCGGCGAGACACCGTTCCGTTTCCTTGTCGAGAGGAATGCTGCTCTCTCCCCCCGTTGCAGCCGAACGGCGACGGCTTTGTTTTTCAATCAACAGGCGGATGGTGCTCATGCCGTCCCCGACAATCCGGGCAGGAAGACGCAGGGCCGCGGCCACCAGCCGGTCGTTGATGACGACGAGGCGCAGATCCTGCCCTTCGAAATATTCTTCCAGCAGAACGTCCTGACAGACCTCCTTGGCGCGGTCGATGGCAGCAAGCATTTCATCGTAATCGCGCACCCCGACCGCAATGCCCTTACCCTGTTCACCGCGCGCAGGCTTGACCACCACGGCGCCATATTGCTCGAGAAACGCCCGCAACGGCTCCTCGCCTTCGCCGGCATCGATCTGGGCCGGAACGCGGACGCCAGCCTCCTCGACAATGCGGCGGGTCATGCGCTTGTCGTCACAGATCGACAGGGTCACCGCGCTTGTCAGATCCGTCAGAGATTCGCGACACCGGATGGTTCGACCGCCATAGCTCAGGCGGAACAGTCCGCCCTCCGCATCGATCACTTCGACCTGAATGCCGCGCCGCCATGCCTCATCGACGATAATCTTGGCATAGGGGTTGAGCCCGGTTTCCTCCTTGTCTCCGACAAAGAGCTTTTCGTTGATCTGGTTCTTGCGCTTGACCGCAAAGACATTGACGCGGCGAAAGCCCAGCTTCTCATAAAGGGCGATGGCCTTGTCGTTGTCATGCAGGACCGAGAGATCCATGTAGGAGCAGCCTCGGGCCTGATATTGTTCAGCCAGACGCCGCACGAGCGACTCGCCAAGGCCGCGATGGGGCGCGGCGGACGAGACCGCCAGACACCACAGAGAGGAGCCTCTCTCCGGATCGTCAAAGGCCTTGGAGTGATCGACCCCCATGACCGAGCCCCAGATCTCTCCGGTCTGGGCGTCCTCGGCCACAAGCATGGTCACCTTGCTGGCATCGCGAGCCGACCAGAAAAAGTCAGGCGGGACCGAAACCATACCACGCTCGGCCAGAATGCCATTGATCGCGTCGGCATCCTTTTTGGTCGACAAACGCCGGATGTGATAGCCCTGCCGCCGCATGCTAGCGGGGCGGTAGATCGACATATCCAGACGGTAAGTGTGCGACGGATCGAGAAAGAATTCCTGCGGCGACTGAGCCAGAACCACATGTGGATCGCGCACATAAAAGGCGATGTCACGCTGATCGGCCTTTTCCGACCGCATGACCTCGACCAGCTGTTCCGGGGTCTCAAAGGTGTTACCAAATATCAGCCGCCCCCATCCGCAATTGACGGCGACATTCGACTGCGTGAGTTGATGCGAAGACGAATGGAGGGAGTTCATCCCCTCCTGCCTGATCCGCTGCAGCCTGTGCTGGGCGACCGGCTTTGGCTTCTCACGTTCAGTGCTCATGTTTCGCTAAATCTCCTGTGCCTGCAGCCACATTTCGAGCAATGCAACCTGCCAGAGTTCCGACCCGCGCAAGGGCGTGATGTGGTCGGACGGTGAGTCAAAGAGCTGGTCGAGATAGGATTGCTGGAACAGGCCGCGTTCCTTTGCTGCCTGCGAGCCGAGAGCATCCTGAACCATTTCCAGATATGGCCCCTGAATATATTTGAGCGCCGGAACCGGGAAATACCCCTTTGGCCGATCAATGACGGCGGCGGGGATCACGCGGCGGGAGGCTTCTTTCAAAACGCCCTTGCCACCGTGGGACAATTTGTGCCGGCTGGGGATACGGCCAGCCAGTTCAACCAGTTCGTGATCAAGGAAGGGAACACGCGCCTCAAGGCCCCAGGCCATGGTCATGTTGTCCACGCGCTTGACCGGATCGTCCACGAGCATGACGTTGGTATCAAGGCGCAGCGCCTTGTCGACCGGCTCACGCGCACCGGCACGGGCGAAATGTTCGGCGACAAAGGCGGCACTTTCGTCCTTCTCGGCGAGATACTCCGGATTAAGATGCTCGGACATGCGCTTCTGGTCGCGATCAAAGAAGGCCTGACGATAGCTTTCGACCGGGTCGTTGGTCTTCTGAAGCGGCGGATACCAGTGATAGCCGCCAAAGACCTCGTCCGCGCCCTGACCGGACTGCACCACCTTGATGGTCTTGGAAACCTCGCGGCTCAGAAGGTAGAAGCCGATGTTGTCATAGGACACCATCGGTTCGGACATCGCCTTGATGGCGTGCGGCAGATTTTCCATCATCTCGGCGGACGGGATGTGGATCTGGTGATGATTGGTGCCGTAGTGATTGGCGATGAGATCGGAATATTCGAACTCGTTACCCTTCTCGTTGTTGGCGTCCTCAAAACCGATCGAATAGGTGGCAAGACCCTCCTGCCCCTGTTCGGCGAGCAGACCCACAATCAGCGATGAATCAACACCGCCCGAGAGCAGCACGCCAACCGGCACGTCACAGACCATACGGCGGCCTACAGCGGTGCGCAGGCTTTCAAGCAGCATGTCGCACCATTCTTCCTCAGAGCGCGCTTCATCGGCATCACTGCGTTCGAAGCTCGGTTCCCAATACAGCTTTTCAGTGGAAGAGCCATCGGCTTCGATGATGCGGATGGTCGCTGCGGGCAGCTTGCGAACACCGTTCAGAAGCGTGCGGGGCGCGGGCACGACGGCATGCCATGACATATAGTGATGAAGAGCAATGCGGTCGATTGAGGTGTCGACGCTGCCGCCCTTCAGGACCGATTGCAGGGTCGAGCCGAAGCGGATGTGATCCGGACCTTCACTCAGATACAGCGGCTTGATGCCGAAGCGGTCGCGCACCATGATCGTGCGACCCGTGCGACGTTCGAAAATCACGAAGGCAAACATGCCCTGAAGACGGGGAATGGCGGCTTCGCCCCATTGCTCCCACGCCTTGATGATCACCTCGGTATCCCCTTGGGACTTGAAGCTGTGACCGAGGCCTTTGAGCTCTTCACGCAGTTCGGGATAGTTGTAGATGCAGCCGTTGAAGACCATCACCCGGTCGTTGACTTCATCCTCGAACGGCTGGGCGGATGCATCCGACAAGTCGATGATCCTGAGACGGCGATGCCCCATGCCGACATTGCCGCGCACATAGGTACCCTGCGCATCAGGACCGCGCGACACGAGGCAATCGGTCATTGCCTCAATTTGTTGGAGCGGAACTTCGGTGCCGTTGAACCTGACTTCGCCGCAAATACCACACATATCTTGTGAAGGTCTCCTTAAAACCATTTGATCAAGAATTATTTGACAGCTAACAATTAGTACAATAATAATTAGAATTCAACTCTTGAGACCAAAAAATGACAGCGAGCCAGGAAATCCGGGTGGTGCTGAAGGCGATCCGTAAAATCGAGCGGGCGCTGGATATCCACTCCCGAGTGTTAAACAAAGAAAGTGGCCTTACTTTGCCACAATTGATTGTGCTGCGATGCGTCCGCGATCTGGGCGAGCCATCGGGCAATGCTATCGCACGTGATGTGGATTTGTCACCACCGACTGTTCTGGGCATTCTGGACAAGCTTTCCACCAAGGGCCTGATCGAACGGCAGCGGCTTCAAACCAACCGCCGCGTGGTGATTTCTCGTATCACCGAACACGGCGCACGCGTGCTCGCAGCCGCCCCCTCCCCGCTTGGCGAGACCTTCTCTCGGCGCTTCTTTGCACTTGAGCCCGAACAGCGTCAGGTCATTATCGACAGTCTGGAGAAAGTGGCTGAGTTCTCGGGTGTCGAAAAGATCGAGCAGCTTGCGGAGGTGATGGACCTACCGGTACCCAGTGCGACGCAAAAGCCCCACTGACGCGTTATAAACTCTCTGTTTTCTCAATGACTTTTTTCGCTTTTCATGAGCGCCACGCCTTGCACCGCACGACAATGAAAAGGCCGCCTCCCGGAGTCGGGAGACGGCTATTGCCACGGGGGACAGACCAGTCGAAAGGTTGTTCAGGTCTCTCTTGAGCCGAACGACTTTCTCGCCCGGTTGAGCATTTTCAAAA encodes:
- a CDS encoding osmoprotectant NAGGN system M42 family peptidase translates to MTMLVIDTEYLQKTLAKLLEIPSPTGYTDTIVRFVTRELKSLGLDAELTRRGAICAIRQGSRRKGARAIVTHLDTLGAQVKFVKEDGRLALVPVGHWSARFAEGARGTIFSESGFYRGTILPLKASGHTFNEEIDTQPIGWDHVEFRVDALARSFEDIERLGIDIGDMIAIDPQSEFIDNGFIVSRHLDNKAGVAVALTALKAMQDEKQRTPVDIHFLFTIAEEVGVGASSVLTPDVASMISVDNGTSAPGQNSSEFGVTIAMADQTGPFDYHLTKKLVSLCRENDIRFQKDIFKYYRSDSASAVEAGADVRTGLITFGVDASHGYERIHMHALRSLAELITAYLGSPVEIKRDFEQFKAGITGFTSQSSTEAEQDLTKDAVNEDLGPQA
- the ngg gene encoding N-acetylglutaminylglutamine synthetase — translated: MSTEREKPKPVAQHRLQRIRQEGMNSLHSSSHQLTQSNVAVNCGWGRLIFGNTFETPEQLVEVMRSEKADQRDIAFYVRDPHVVLAQSPQEFFLDPSHTYRLDMSIYRPASMRRQGYHIRRLSTKKDADAINGILAERGMVSVPPDFFWSARDASKVTMLVAEDAQTGEIWGSVMGVDHSKAFDDPERGSSLWCLAVSSAAPHRGLGESLVRRLAEQYQARGCSYMDLSVLHDNDKAIALYEKLGFRRVNVFAVKRKNQINEKLFVGDKEETGLNPYAKIIVDEAWRRGIQVEVIDAEGGLFRLSYGGRTIRCRESLTDLTSAVTLSICDDKRMTRRIVEEAGVRVPAQIDAGEGEEPLRAFLEQYGAVVVKPARGEQGKGIAVGVRDYDEMLAAIDRAKEVCQDVLLEEYFEGQDLRLVVINDRLVAAALRLPARIVGDGMSTIRLLIEKQSRRRSAATGGESSIPLDKETERCLAEAGYGLDDCLPSCEELVVRKTANLHTGGTIVDVTDQVHTTLIEAAVKAARAIDIPVTGIDLMIKDHRKPDYVFIEANERPGLANHEPQPTAERFIDLLFPRSLPASVRQELKKKQEG
- a CDS encoding N-acetylglutaminylglutamine amidotransferase gives rise to the protein MCGICGEVRFNGTEVPLQQIEAMTDCLVSRGPDAQGTYVRGNVGMGHRRLRIIDLSDASAQPFEDEVNDRVMVFNGCIYNYPELREELKGLGHSFKSQGDTEVIIKAWEQWGEAAIPRLQGMFAFVIFERRTGRTIMVRDRFGIKPLYLSEGPDHIRFGSTLQSVLKGGSVDTSIDRIALHHYMSWHAVVPAPRTLLNGVRKLPAATIRIIEADGSSTEKLYWEPSFERSDADEARSEEEWCDMLLESLRTAVGRRMVCDVPVGVLLSGGVDSSLIVGLLAEQGQEGLATYSIGFEDANNEKGNEFEYSDLIANHYGTNHHQIHIPSAEMMENLPHAIKAMSEPMVSYDNIGFYLLSREVSKTIKVVQSGQGADEVFGGYHWYPPLQKTNDPVESYRQAFFDRDQKRMSEHLNPEYLAEKDESAAFVAEHFARAGAREPVDKALRLDTNVMLVDDPVKRVDNMTMAWGLEARVPFLDHELVELAGRIPSRHKLSHGGKGVLKEASRRVIPAAVIDRPKGYFPVPALKYIQGPYLEMVQDALGSQAAKERGLFQQSYLDQLFDSPSDHITPLRGSELWQVALLEMWLQAQEI
- a CDS encoding MarR family winged helix-turn-helix transcriptional regulator, encoding MTASQEIRVVLKAIRKIERALDIHSRVLNKESGLTLPQLIVLRCVRDLGEPSGNAIARDVDLSPPTVLGILDKLSTKGLIERQRLQTNRRVVISRITEHGARVLAAAPSPLGETFSRRFFALEPEQRQVIIDSLEKVAEFSGVEKIEQLAEVMDLPVPSATQKPH